The Paenibacillus sp. FSL R7-0204 genome includes a region encoding these proteins:
- a CDS encoding DUF1657 domain-containing protein, whose amino-acid sequence MTVASQVKTCVASLKSAQASLEQFAMETQNEEAKTLFTQAAEQTQQVVQQVEGRVTELEKEEPQYRGF is encoded by the coding sequence ATGACTGTCGCCTCACAAGTCAAGACCTGCGTAGCTTCGCTAAAAAGCGCCCAGGCCAGCCTGGAGCAATTCGCCATGGAGACTCAAAACGAGGAAGCCAAGACCCTGTTCACCCAAGCTGCCGAGCAGACCCAGCAGGTTGTCCAGCAGGTGGAAGGACGCGTAACTGAGCTGGAAAAGGAAGAACCGCAGTACCGGGGCTTCTAG
- a CDS encoding class I SAM-dependent methyltransferase: MDERLRVVIGSGGSRHNQGWLHTEESELNLLNEEEWANRFKKSSIQAILAEHVWEHLRYEEGIQAARICYSYLAPGGYIRCAVPDGYFPDEAYQRIVQVGGPGPLDHPAASHRIVHNYNTLEGMFMAAGFEVKLLEYCDESGKFHYNHWDEGGGFIYRSERFDHRNTEGRLGFVSLIVDAVKR; this comes from the coding sequence ATGGATGAGCGGTTAAGAGTTGTGATTGGGAGCGGCGGAAGTCGGCATAACCAGGGTTGGCTGCATACGGAGGAGTCGGAGCTTAATCTTTTGAATGAAGAGGAGTGGGCCAACAGGTTCAAGAAAAGCTCCATACAAGCAATCCTTGCGGAGCATGTCTGGGAGCATCTGAGGTATGAGGAGGGGATACAGGCGGCCCGAATCTGCTATTCGTATCTGGCACCTGGCGGGTATATCCGCTGTGCTGTGCCGGATGGGTATTTTCCGGATGAAGCTTATCAGAGAATAGTACAGGTCGGGGGCCCGGGTCCCCTGGATCATCCGGCTGCATCCCACCGCATCGTACATAATTACAATACTCTGGAAGGCATGTTCATGGCGGCTGGATTCGAGGTCAAACTGCTGGAATATTGTGATGAATCCGGGAAGTTTCATTATAACCACTGGGATGAGGGCGGAGGGTTTATCTACCGCTCCGAGCGCTTTGACCACCGTAATACAGAGGGAAGGTTAGGTTTTGTCTCGCTGATTGTGGATGCCGTTAAGAGATAA
- a CDS encoding AraC family transcriptional regulator, whose protein sequence is MHNSNQLLLWDQASIRLVDIRQMELAQGEALPAFIISANIFLLSVQGSAQVQVDQAEFACTGFQLLHSGKGAALSIVSVNNKFIYYIIYYKALLHEANPFQSQYCFSPEAPLLLYNRIQQMHQKWDKPEERLQVKALFYQFVHLTLKELRLQEHKTEVRTTSVAVQVITYIQEYYAEPITLDSLAEVFNFSAYHLSSLFKEHTGISPIDYLIRYRLDLASELLMTTNASVGEIAASIGYQDVYYFSRIYKKRKGVAPAHHRNRELEQHKVAESPLNFPTSSISEYSADLYINNDNHYHNTDKGEIHMFKPTRSVAMAAILLCGSLLLSACSNGTNTAAKDSSSGNTNVNQATPAASEESPKTRIVSTPRGDIEVPAEPVKVAADQYMGHLLKLGIVPVGARTFMLDEGWMDKAEIPQETLERIEDLGEFPMNLEKLTMLEPDLIIGSIEDYVDQYEKIGTTVFLPYWEELSTAGPLDKFRRVASIFGKEQQAKEWIAEYEQKVVEARLKVSNVIKEGETVSIVQFAEKTVYVLAATGGNYGSSTIYEMLQLPPTESALHMKEGFESISLEVLPEYLGDYIFVYNGDAEITNQAMESDIWKSVPAVKNGKVFLYGDNYHDEFVMEDPYSLEQQLDTVVNLLLGTDK, encoded by the coding sequence ATGCACAACAGCAATCAATTATTACTTTGGGATCAGGCTTCAATTAGGCTGGTGGATATCCGGCAGATGGAGTTAGCACAAGGCGAAGCTCTTCCTGCGTTCATAATATCCGCCAATATATTCTTACTGTCGGTACAAGGAAGCGCACAAGTTCAGGTAGACCAGGCTGAATTTGCTTGCACAGGCTTTCAACTTTTACATAGCGGCAAAGGGGCGGCCCTAAGCATCGTTTCGGTTAACAATAAATTTATTTACTACATCATTTACTACAAAGCCTTGCTCCATGAAGCGAATCCTTTTCAATCGCAGTATTGCTTTAGCCCTGAGGCACCGCTTTTACTGTATAACAGAATTCAGCAGATGCATCAGAAATGGGACAAGCCGGAAGAGCGACTTCAGGTAAAAGCACTTTTTTACCAGTTCGTTCATCTGACGTTAAAGGAATTGCGCCTGCAAGAGCATAAGACCGAGGTCAGAACAACTTCTGTTGCAGTCCAGGTAATCACTTATATCCAGGAGTATTATGCGGAACCTATTACCTTAGATTCACTTGCCGAAGTATTCAATTTCAGTGCTTATCACTTGTCATCCTTATTTAAGGAGCATACAGGCATCAGTCCGATTGATTACTTAATCCGCTACCGGCTTGACCTTGCATCAGAGCTTCTAATGACAACTAATGCTTCTGTCGGGGAGATTGCGGCCAGCATCGGGTATCAAGACGTGTATTATTTCAGCAGGATTTATAAAAAACGAAAAGGTGTAGCCCCTGCTCATCATAGAAATAGAGAGCTGGAGCAGCACAAAGTTGCTGAAAGTCCATTAAACTTCCCCACATCCTCTATTTCTGAATATAGTGCGGATCTGTATATTAATAATGATAATCATTATCATAATACGGACAAAGGGGAAATACATATGTTTAAACCAACGAGATCTGTGGCCATGGCTGCTATCCTGCTGTGCGGCTCCCTGCTGCTCAGTGCTTGCTCCAACGGGACGAACACAGCAGCAAAGGATTCAAGCAGCGGGAACACTAACGTAAATCAAGCAACTCCGGCTGCCTCTGAAGAAAGTCCGAAGACACGGATCGTATCCACGCCAAGAGGAGATATTGAAGTACCCGCAGAGCCGGTAAAAGTGGCGGCAGACCAATATATGGGCCATTTATTGAAACTGGGCATTGTCCCCGTCGGGGCAAGAACGTTTATGCTCGACGAAGGCTGGATGGACAAGGCGGAGATTCCACAAGAAACACTCGAAAGAATCGAAGATCTGGGAGAATTCCCGATGAATCTGGAGAAATTGACCATGCTGGAGCCAGACCTCATTATCGGTTCCATCGAAGATTATGTTGACCAATATGAGAAGATCGGCACCACTGTTTTTCTGCCTTATTGGGAAGAGCTGTCAACGGCCGGACCGCTTGATAAATTCAGACGAGTAGCCTCGATATTCGGAAAAGAACAGCAGGCAAAGGAATGGATTGCGGAATACGAACAGAAGGTTGTTGAAGCAAGGTTAAAGGTCTCTAACGTCATTAAAGAAGGCGAGACGGTATCCATCGTACAGTTTGCCGAAAAAACGGTTTATGTGTTAGCAGCAACGGGCGGAAATTATGGTTCCTCCACTATCTACGAAATGCTGCAGCTGCCTCCAACAGAAAGTGCCTTACATATGAAAGAGGGGTTCGAATCAATCTCGCTTGAGGTGCTTCCTGAATACTTAGGTGATTATATCTTTGTCTATAATGGCGATGCTGAGATTACAAACCAGGCAATGGAAAGTGATATATGGAAAAGTGTACCTGCCGTGAAGAATGGAAAAGTCTTCTTATACGGGGATAATTATCATGATGAATTTGTCATGGAGGACCCTTATTCTTTGGAGCAGCAGCTGGATACGGTTGTGAACTTGTTACTGGGGACAGATAAATAA
- a CDS encoding Gfo/Idh/MocA family protein has product MTAGYRVVVAGCGAMANEWITYALKHADGIEIVALVDIRRESALAMAEKHGLTCPVFTDVEEAIADTAANLVFDVTVPASHYNIASSALEAGCHVFAEKPLAETMEQCNSIVSIAERTGRSHAVMQNRRYDPRIRSLRELITSGAIGRTGSISANFFLAPHFGGFRDAMDSPLLLDMAIHTFDQARYISGADPVSVYCQEFNPPGSWYAGNAAAVCIFEMSDGSVFCYQGSWCAEGAPTSWEASWRVQGEKGAAIWDGRDLPYAEVISAGSEHSGQFLHEFERVEAPEVQMEETFHQGCLDEMFRSLAEGRPAETDCRDNRYSMAMVLGALESARTGRKLSIAEFIEGVELAGSKA; this is encoded by the coding sequence ATGCTGATGGAATTGAGATTGTAGCGCTCGTGGATATCCGGCGGGAGTCCGCTCTGGCCATGGCAGAGAAGCACGGGCTTACTTGCCCGGTATTTACTGATGTGGAAGAGGCGATTGCCGATACAGCGGCTAATCTGGTATTCGATGTGACGGTGCCCGCCAGCCATTACAATATTGCCAGCAGCGCGCTTGAGGCCGGTTGCCATGTGTTCGCGGAAAAGCCGCTGGCGGAGACGATGGAGCAGTGCAATTCAATCGTCAGCATTGCTGAACGTACCGGCAGGAGCCATGCGGTGATGCAGAACCGGCGGTATGATCCGCGCATCCGCTCATTGCGGGAGCTGATCACTTCAGGGGCTATAGGGCGGACAGGCTCAATCAGCGCGAATTTCTTCCTGGCTCCGCATTTCGGCGGCTTCCGGGATGCGATGGACAGCCCTTTGCTGCTGGATATGGCGATCCACACTTTCGATCAGGCCCGCTATATCAGCGGCGCTGATCCGGTAAGTGTGTATTGCCAGGAGTTCAATCCGCCGGGATCGTGGTATGCGGGAAATGCGGCGGCGGTTTGTATTTTTGAAATGTCGGACGGCTCCGTGTTCTGCTATCAAGGCTCCTGGTGTGCGGAAGGTGCGCCTACATCCTGGGAAGCTTCTTGGCGGGTTCAAGGTGAAAAGGGCGCTGCGATCTGGGATGGCCGGGATCTGCCATATGCCGAGGTGATTAGCGCCGGGAGTGAACACTCCGGCCAGTTCCTCCATGAATTCGAGCGGGTGGAAGCGCCGGAGGTACAGATGGAGGAGACCTTCCACCAGGGCTGCCTCGATGAAATGTTCCGTTCGCTGGCCGAAGGCCGTCCGGCCGAGACGGATTGCCGCGATAACCGCTATAGCATGGCCATGGTGCTGGGCGCTCTGGAGAGTGCGCGGACTGGCCGCAAGCTTAGTATTGCCGAATTCATAGAGGGGGTTGAGCTGGCGGGGAGTAAGGCGTAG